A window of Streptosporangiales bacterium genomic DNA:
TTGATCCTCGTCCTCTCCTCGGTCACCTGCCAGGCGGGCGTGTTCGCCGCGGAAAAGGGCAACGTGCGCGGGCTGCGGTTCTGGTTCCTCGCCACCCTGGTCATGGGCTCCGTATTCGACGCCGGCCAGATCTACGAGTACACGAACCTGATCCGTGAGGGCGGGCTCACCTTCAACGCGGCCGACCCGGTCGTGAGCGCCTACGCCTCGGTCTTCTACCTGACGACCGGGTTCCACGGGCTGCACGTGTTCGGCGGTCTGGTCGCCTTCGTCTTCATGCTCGGCCGAACATATGCCGCCAAGCGGTTCACCCATGAGCAAGCCGTCAGCGCCATCGTGGTGTCGTACTACTGGCACTTCGTCGACGTGGTGTGGATCGGCCTGTTCGCGACGATCTACCTACTCCCCCTGATCCAGTGACGAGGAGGCGCTCGGTGAGAAGTAGAACCGCATGGCGGCGGCGGCCGTTCTCGCGCTACGTCCTGCTGCTGCTGGCGCTCGTCGCCGTCGGCGGCTTCTACGCCGGTGTGGACGACAACGCCCCGCGCGCCGAGGCGGCCAACACACCGAGCAAGCAACAGATCGCAGAGGGTAAGCGGCTCTTCGAGACCAA
This region includes:
- a CDS encoding heme-copper oxidase subunit III, with protein sequence MTVSAARRVPAHSSHRPNPVSVGVIVWLASELMFFAALFAMYFTIRSVNVTQGNEWPPVHLDLPYAAVNTLILVLSSVTCQAGVFAAEKGNVRGLRFWFLATLVMGSVFDAGQIYEYTNLIREGGLTFNAADPVVSAYASVFYLTTGFHGLHVFGGLVAFVFMLGRTYAAKRFTHEQAVSAIVVSYYWHFVDVVWIGLFATIYLLPLIQ